The following proteins are co-located in the Cetobacterium sp. NK01 genome:
- the mobB gene encoding molybdopterin-guanine dinucleotide biosynthesis protein B, with protein MNKIRNIDALILAGGKSSRMDFMDKALLKYDKNRTFLEKITDELSNFENLMVSINKKQNFIIPRGTIVTDTIDNIGPIEGIYQGLLNCKSDFIFVTTCDMPNITKEFVNFLLQFISHDYDAVIIKDSKGKTYPLFGIYNKSALSTLEGLIMDKNYRLQDFLSELNIKYISLANTTFDSYKLLKSIDTQEELKFNSIFMGNKPFIAICGAKNSGKTLLIEELLKHLNDAGFKAATIKFDSNYNLNELDDELSRYKKSGAKGSLLFSKNNYILLKDRVNNNFFQYLNYFKDFDIILLEDFKHEPFPKIEILKEGISLNPSCNPTNLLFYVSDSQKILEDKTFKSINLKDTISIFKEILKIINL; from the coding sequence ATGAATAAAATTAGAAATATTGATGCCTTAATTCTTGCTGGTGGGAAAAGTTCACGAATGGATTTTATGGACAAAGCTTTATTAAAATATGATAAAAATAGAACTTTTTTGGAAAAAATAACAGATGAATTAAGTAATTTTGAAAATCTAATGGTTTCAATTAATAAAAAGCAAAATTTTATTATTCCTAGAGGAACTATTGTTACAGATACAATTGATAATATAGGACCAATTGAAGGAATCTATCAAGGGCTTTTAAATTGTAAGTCTGATTTTATTTTTGTTACAACTTGTGATATGCCAAATATTACCAAAGAGTTTGTAAATTTTCTTTTACAATTTATTTCTCATGATTATGATGCAGTAATAATAAAGGATAGTAAAGGGAAAACATATCCACTCTTTGGTATCTACAATAAATCTGCTTTAAGTACACTAGAAGGTCTTATTATGGATAAAAACTATCGTTTACAAGATTTTCTTTCAGAATTAAATATTAAATATATCTCTTTAGCAAATACAACTTTTGATAGTTATAAACTTTTAAAAAGCATCGATACACAGGAAGAATTAAAATTTAACTCTATTTTTATGGGAAACAAACCTTTTATAGCTATTTGTGGAGCTAAGAATAGTGGAAAAACTTTATTGATTGAAGAACTATTAAAACATTTAAATGATGCTGGTTTTAAAGCCGCTACTATTAAATTTGATTCTAATTATAATCTTAATGAGTTAGATGATGAATTAAGTAGATATAAAAAATCTGGTGCTAAGGGAAGTTTACTTTTCTCAAAAAATAATTATATTCTTCTTAAAGATAGAGTCAATAACAACTTCTTTCAATACTTAAATTATTTTAAAGATTTTGATATAATTTTACTAGAAGATTTTAAACATGAACCTTTTCCTAAGATTGAAATTCTTAAAGAGGGTATATCTTTAAATCCCTCATGTAATCCAACTAATTTATTATTTTATGTAAGTGATTCTCAAAAAATTTTAGAGGACAAAACTTTTAAATCAATTAATTTAAAAGATACTATTTCAATTTTTAAAGAAATTTTAAAAATAATTAATTTATAG
- a CDS encoding DUF4396 domain-containing protein yields the protein MFNIISKFFIVIGILSALSITIDILKNPQKEMPIMNIVWPINGLWAGVFGVWAYFTIGKHRKMDMSNMDMKDMNMSDMDMEDMNMDNMKMNSDNKYSSFWQGVVADTLHCGAGCSLADLIGPWIFIVFPFTLFNNYTFGEWTLDYFLALLTGVTFQYAAISPMMNEKGPKIWLRALKIDFLSLTSWQIGMYGWMALVIFVWFGRLSPLTPEFWFMMQIAMCCGFITAYPVNWWLVKAGIKMGM from the coding sequence TTGTTTAATATTATTTCTAAATTTTTTATAGTTATTGGTATTCTTTCGGCTTTAAGTATTACTATTGATATTTTAAAAAATCCTCAAAAAGAAATGCCCATTATGAATATTGTTTGGCCTATTAATGGTTTATGGGCTGGAGTTTTTGGTGTTTGGGCATACTTTACCATAGGAAAGCATAGAAAAATGGATATGAGCAATATGGATATGAAAGATATGAATATGAGTGACATGGATATGGAAGATATGAATATGGATAATATGAAAATGAATTCTGATAATAAATATTCTAGCTTTTGGCAAGGAGTTGTTGCAGATACCTTACATTGTGGTGCTGGATGTTCATTAGCTGATCTTATTGGTCCTTGGATTTTTATTGTTTTTCCATTTACACTTTTTAATAATTATACTTTTGGTGAATGGACACTAGATTATTTTCTAGCTTTATTGACAGGAGTAACATTTCAATATGCTGCAATTTCACCTATGATGAATGAAAAAGGTCCTAAAATTTGGTTAAGAGCTTTAAAAATAGATTTTCTCTCTCTTACTTCTTGGCAAATTGGAATGTACGGTTGGATGGCTTTAGTTATTTTTGTTTGGTTCGGTCGTTTATCACCTTTAACTCCTGAATTTTGGTTTATGATGCAGATTGCTATGTGCTGTGGGTTTATTACTGCGTATCCAGTTAATTGGTGGTTAGTTAAAGCAGGAATTAAAATGGGAATGTAA
- a CDS encoding mechanosensitive ion channel family protein, whose protein sequence is MENFLTNISEELILYTAKYSPILLKKIVYLLILYFTYRPVREFLVVSLKKILKKSTFDELLVNFLLTSTNLLIIIFYFLNLLEILGLKTTSILALIGSIGVGVGLALKGSLSDVAGGIQILVSKPFKKGDFIIAAGTEGAVQKISFLYTVLNSVDNKKIIVPNGKLSSSIVTTVTANPQRRADFLFFADKKCNIDKVREVLFNVVSNHPAVLKEKDIFVKFAKETSTASEFIVRVWTLKENFRDLNADIQEEVKKRFDLEGIRIPYQSYDVNIIPPR, encoded by the coding sequence ATGGAAAATTTTTTAACGAATATATCAGAAGAATTAATACTTTACACAGCAAAATACTCTCCTATACTTTTAAAGAAAATAGTATATCTACTAATACTTTATTTTACATATAGACCTGTTAGAGAATTTTTAGTAGTGTCTCTAAAAAAAATATTGAAAAAAAGTACTTTCGATGAACTTTTAGTTAATTTTTTACTAACATCTACAAATTTATTAATAATAATTTTTTATTTTTTAAATTTATTAGAAATATTAGGATTGAAAACAACGTCTATTTTAGCATTAATTGGATCAATTGGAGTAGGAGTAGGATTGGCATTAAAAGGAAGCTTGTCAGATGTAGCTGGTGGTATACAAATATTAGTTTCAAAACCTTTTAAAAAAGGAGATTTTATCATTGCAGCAGGAACAGAGGGAGCAGTGCAAAAGATAAGCTTTTTATATACTGTATTGAATAGTGTGGATAACAAAAAAATTATAGTTCCAAATGGAAAGTTGTCATCATCAATAGTAACTACTGTAACAGCTAATCCACAAAGAAGAGCAGATTTTTTATTTTTTGCTGATAAAAAGTGTAATATAGATAAAGTTAGAGAGGTGCTTTTTAATGTTGTTAGTAATCATCCAGCAGTGTTAAAAGAAAAAGATATTTTTGTAAAGTTTGCAAAAGAAACTTCAACTGCATCAGAATTTATAGTAAGAGTTTGGACTTTAAAAGAAAATTTTAGAGATTTAAATGCAGATATTCAAGAAGAAGTGAAAAAAAGATTTGATTTAGAAGGAATAAGAATTCCATATCAATCATATGATGTAAATATAATACCTCCAAGATAA
- a CDS encoding TldD/PmbA family protein yields MEVKIFIDKVFDTAKNMNLEEFEIYFVSSKNETIKVFKGEIDTYNNSENMGISFRVKVDGKMGYSYTESLLEEDIFPLIERAISNGKIIENSDEVEIYKENSIYEDVNSFNPELENIPVEEKINFLLKAEKTALELDSRVKAINYCMIGSGFGENIIKNSEGLDLYHKSNSIYAYIAVVVQEGDSIKNDSAYIVTRDFSNMDPIKLSTEAVTKALNKLNSTSVESKEYNIIIENDTFADLLGAMSGIFSGEAVQKGVSKFKGKLNTCVASSIVTITDDPLLKDGYGSAPFDAEGVPTKRKNLIENGVLKTYIHNLKTAKKDGIKTTGNAAKGGYKGTMGISTFNLFLQKGDLSFNQLLNKLDNGILVTGFSGLHSGLNSISGDFSLATEGFLIENGKIIKPLNQITVAGNFFNLLNNIEDIADDLKFNLSGIGSPSLLVKNISVSS; encoded by the coding sequence ATGGAAGTAAAAATATTTATAGATAAAGTTTTTGATACTGCTAAAAATATGAATTTAGAGGAGTTTGAGATATATTTCGTCTCATCTAAAAATGAAACAATCAAAGTTTTTAAAGGTGAAATTGATACCTATAACAACTCTGAAAATATGGGTATTTCTTTTAGAGTTAAAGTAGACGGAAAAATGGGATATTCATATACCGAATCTTTGCTTGAAGAAGATATCTTTCCACTAATTGAACGAGCAATTTCTAATGGTAAAATAATCGAAAATTCAGATGAAGTTGAAATTTATAAAGAAAATAGTATTTACGAAGACGTTAACTCTTTTAATCCAGAGCTTGAAAATATCCCTGTTGAAGAAAAGATTAATTTTCTTTTAAAAGCTGAGAAAACAGCTTTAGAACTAGATTCAAGAGTTAAAGCTATAAATTATTGTATGATCGGAAGTGGTTTTGGTGAAAATATTATTAAAAATTCAGAAGGATTAGATCTTTATCATAAATCTAACTCAATTTATGCTTATATTGCTGTTGTTGTACAAGAGGGTGATTCTATAAAAAATGATTCAGCTTATATTGTAACGAGAGATTTTTCTAATATGGATCCTATAAAACTTTCAACAGAAGCTGTTACCAAAGCATTAAACAAACTTAATTCAACATCTGTTGAAAGTAAAGAATATAATATCATTATAGAAAATGATACTTTTGCTGATCTTCTAGGTGCTATGAGTGGTATCTTTTCTGGAGAAGCTGTACAAAAAGGTGTGTCTAAATTTAAAGGAAAATTGAATACTTGTGTAGCTTCCTCTATAGTTACAATTACAGATGACCCTCTTTTAAAAGATGGCTATGGTAGTGCTCCTTTTGATGCAGAAGGTGTACCTACTAAAAGAAAAAATCTTATTGAAAATGGAGTTTTAAAAACATATATCCACAACTTAAAAACCGCTAAAAAAGATGGTATAAAAACAACAGGAAATGCAGCAAAAGGTGGGTATAAAGGAACAATGGGAATTTCTACTTTTAATCTTTTTTTACAAAAAGGTGATCTTTCTTTTAATCAACTCTTAAATAAATTAGATAACGGAATTCTTGTTACAGGTTTTTCTGGATTACACTCTGGTTTAAATTCAATATCTGGAGATTTTTCTTTAGCAACAGAAGGTTTTTTAATTGAAAATGGAAAAATTATAAAGCCTTTAAATCAAATTACTGTTGCTGGAAACTTCTTTAATCTTCTAAATAATATTGAAGATATTGCAGATGATTTAAAATTTAATTTATCAGGAATAGGTTCTCCTTCACTATTAGTTAAAAATATTAGTGTATCATCATAA
- a CDS encoding TldD/PmbA family protein, translating to MLDKILIEDILNEALSTGGDFAEIFVESKTGDSFYLVDGKIEQAISGKDFGIGIRIFKDLFSVYAYTNDMNKENLIKTAQKAAKAIKGTKQDITINLLKQEIENKNKVLLAPGSILKDDKILVMKEAYTAAKEYDECISQVRINYNDYTQNILIANSEGTLVEDTRVRSRLGIESIASNVNDMQTGSYRPGASKGFEFFKEINIKEYAQEASRIAKTMLGAKYAPSGKMPVIIENEFGGVIFHEACGHGLEATSVAKGLSVFANKIGEKVASDVVSAVDDGTLPNEWGSSNIDDEGTPTQRNLLIENGILKGYMIDKLNGRRMGASSTGSARRESYKYAPTSRMTNTFILNGKSSLEDMLSNVEDGIYAKYMGGGSVNPSTGDFNFSIMEGYIIKNGKIMDPVRGATLIGNGPEVLHKIEMVGNNLAHGQGMCGSVSGSIPANVGQPRIKIQDIVVGGR from the coding sequence ATGTTAGATAAAATTTTAATTGAAGATATTTTAAATGAAGCATTATCTACTGGTGGAGATTTTGCAGAAATTTTTGTAGAAAGTAAAACTGGCGATTCATTTTATTTAGTTGATGGAAAAATTGAACAAGCAATATCTGGAAAAGATTTTGGTATTGGAATACGAATATTTAAAGATCTTTTCTCTGTTTATGCATACACAAATGATATGAATAAAGAAAATTTAATTAAAACTGCTCAAAAAGCTGCTAAAGCTATAAAAGGAACAAAACAAGATATTACTATAAATCTTTTGAAACAAGAAATTGAAAATAAAAACAAAGTTTTATTAGCTCCTGGAAGTATATTAAAAGATGATAAAATTTTAGTTATGAAAGAAGCATATACAGCAGCTAAAGAATATGATGAATGTATTAGTCAAGTTAGAATAAATTATAATGATTATACTCAAAATATTTTAATTGCAAATTCTGAGGGTACTTTAGTTGAAGACACCAGAGTTAGAAGTAGATTAGGAATTGAAAGCATTGCTTCTAATGTAAATGATATGCAAACTGGTTCATATCGTCCTGGAGCTTCTAAAGGCTTTGAATTTTTTAAGGAGATTAATATCAAAGAATATGCTCAAGAAGCTTCTAGAATTGCTAAAACTATGTTAGGAGCTAAATATGCTCCTAGTGGTAAAATGCCTGTAATTATCGAAAATGAATTTGGAGGAGTTATATTTCATGAAGCTTGTGGACATGGTCTTGAAGCAACTAGTGTCGCTAAAGGTCTTTCAGTTTTTGCTAATAAAATCGGAGAGAAAGTTGCTAGTGATGTAGTATCTGCAGTAGATGATGGTACTCTTCCTAACGAATGGGGATCTTCTAATATTGACGATGAAGGAACTCCTACTCAAAGAAATCTTTTAATAGAAAATGGTATCCTAAAAGGTTATATGATAGATAAATTAAATGGTCGAAGAATGGGAGCTAGTAGTACTGGTAGTGCTAGAAGAGAATCTTATAAATATGCACCAACATCTAGAATGACAAATACTTTTATTTTAAATGGTAAATCATCTTTAGAAGATATGCTCTCTAATGTAGAAGACGGTATTTATGCCAAATACATGGGTGGAGGTTCTGTTAATCCGAGTACAGGTGATTTTAATTTTTCTATAATGGAAGGATATATTATAAAAAATGGAAAAATAATGGATCCCGTTAGAGGAGCTACACTAATTGGAAATGGTCCTGAAGTTTTACATAAAATAGAGATGGTTGGTAATAACTTAGCTCATGGTCAAGGAATGTGTGGTTCTGTATCTGGTAGTATACCTGCTAATGTAGGACAACCTCGAATTAAAATTCAAGATATTGTTGTTGGAGGAAGATAA